Proteins encoded by one window of Halosolutus gelatinilyticus:
- a CDS encoding ABC transporter substrate-binding protein has translation MVRRPTGECGNRAGSNRASTPTISRRQYLAGSAAVGVGSAFAGCLGGEDRLTVGYALPFTGTYAILGESIVNGFELYLEQNDGEIDGEEVETIERDTEADTNRGVDVTRELLVEEQVDALVGPVSSAVAITMMQTIENEASAIWLNANAGDYRVTEEGCLNYHFRTSFNDWQTSAPLAGWVYNNVADTVCLAYADYAFGQNSKNFFREAFEDAGGEVVAEVGAPLGTDDYSTYLGDIENSGADAVFSFFAGSDAVNYITDFADYGLNEEMTQTGSGFLLSEDTLPAQGEAALGMYSLLHYAPTQETDRNTEFVENYRDAYDSSANVYACQGYDSAQAFAAAVEESGGSDPNEMADALGGTELDSPRGSFRFNPETHEPIQNLYVREVVASDGEQPVENQVVETIEGVESPSWGCSL, from the coding sequence ATGGTTCGCAGACCCACGGGTGAGTGTGGCAATCGAGCGGGGAGCAATCGGGCTTCGACGCCGACGATATCGAGACGTCAGTATCTGGCGGGCAGCGCAGCGGTCGGGGTAGGATCCGCGTTCGCCGGTTGTCTCGGCGGCGAAGACCGGTTGACCGTCGGTTACGCGCTCCCGTTTACCGGCACGTACGCGATACTCGGGGAAAGTATTGTCAACGGGTTCGAGTTGTACCTCGAGCAAAACGACGGCGAGATCGACGGTGAGGAGGTCGAAACCATCGAGCGGGACACGGAAGCCGATACGAACCGCGGCGTAGATGTGACGCGAGAGTTGCTGGTCGAAGAGCAGGTCGACGCGCTCGTGGGTCCGGTCTCGAGCGCCGTCGCGATCACGATGATGCAGACCATCGAAAACGAGGCGAGCGCGATCTGGCTGAACGCCAATGCGGGCGATTACCGGGTCACGGAAGAGGGCTGTCTGAACTACCACTTCCGGACGTCGTTCAACGACTGGCAGACGAGCGCGCCGCTTGCGGGGTGGGTCTACAACAACGTCGCGGACACCGTCTGTCTGGCCTACGCCGACTACGCGTTCGGCCAGAACTCGAAGAACTTCTTCAGGGAGGCGTTCGAAGACGCCGGCGGCGAGGTCGTCGCCGAAGTCGGCGCTCCGCTGGGGACCGACGACTACTCGACGTACCTGGGCGACATTGAGAACAGCGGCGCCGACGCGGTGTTCTCCTTCTTCGCGGGGAGCGACGCCGTCAACTACATCACGGACTTCGCCGACTACGGGCTCAACGAGGAGATGACCCAGACCGGGAGCGGCTTCCTGTTGTCGGAGGACACGCTCCCCGCACAAGGCGAGGCGGCGCTTGGCATGTACTCGCTGCTTCACTATGCGCCGACCCAGGAGACCGATCGAAACACGGAGTTCGTCGAGAACTACCGCGACGCGTACGACTCGTCGGCCAACGTCTACGCCTGTCAGGGGTACGATTCCGCACAGGCGTTCGCCGCCGCCGTCGAGGAGTCGGGCGGTTCGGATCCCAACGAGATGGCGGACGCCCTCGGCGGAACGGAACTCGACAGTCCACGAGGCAGTTTCCGGTTCAATCCCGAGACACACGAGCCGATCCAGAACCTGTACGTCCGGGAGGTCGTCGCAAGCGACGGGGAGCAACCCGTCGAAAACCAGGTCGTCGAAACGATCGAAGGAGTCGAAAGTCCCAGCTGGGGATGCAGCCTGTGA
- a CDS encoding CoA transferase subunit A, producing MVASTESLDVAVSHIDPGSSIAVGLALEHAIPFAAGHELLRRGIDDLTLIGPISDLLFDQLIGGGAASEIRAAWVGNVSTGTGYRFREAVEGGEIAVEDHSNFSIALALQAGAMGVPYLPTRSLLGSDIFERSELFVEATDPFEGDRIALVPAIEPDWAIVHAQRASPRGDVHLWGNTGIVGPAVGAAENVLVTAEEIVEPDVIESDPSRVAITREQVASVVECPFGAHPSPVAGYYNRDNEYYLRYDRRTESRSGFEEWADEWVYGVADREEYATLVDADLEITEPTIAAEVQYGQ from the coding sequence GTGGTAGCAAGCACCGAATCACTGGACGTTGCGGTATCGCATATCGACCCCGGAAGTTCGATCGCCGTCGGCCTCGCGCTCGAACACGCGATCCCGTTCGCGGCGGGGCACGAACTCCTGCGACGGGGAATCGACGATCTCACCCTGATCGGACCGATCAGCGACCTGCTGTTCGATCAGTTGATCGGCGGCGGCGCGGCATCCGAGATCCGCGCCGCGTGGGTCGGAAACGTCAGCACCGGCACCGGCTACCGGTTCCGGGAGGCCGTCGAGGGCGGGGAAATCGCGGTCGAAGACCACTCCAATTTCAGCATCGCGCTCGCGCTACAGGCCGGCGCGATGGGCGTGCCGTACCTCCCGACGCGCTCGCTACTCGGAAGCGACATCTTCGAACGGAGCGAGCTGTTCGTCGAGGCGACCGACCCGTTCGAGGGCGATCGGATCGCGCTCGTCCCGGCCATCGAACCCGACTGGGCGATCGTTCACGCCCAACGTGCGAGCCCGCGGGGCGACGTCCACCTGTGGGGGAACACCGGAATCGTCGGCCCGGCGGTCGGCGCGGCCGAAAACGTGCTGGTCACCGCGGAGGAGATCGTCGAACCGGACGTCATCGAGAGCGACCCGAGCAGGGTCGCGATCACGCGCGAACAGGTCGCCAGCGTCGTCGAGTGCCCGTTCGGAGCGCATCCGTCGCCCGTCGCCGGCTATTACAACCGAGACAACGAGTACTACCTTCGGTACGATCGCCGGACAGAGAGCCGGAGCGGATTCGAGGAGTGGGCAGACGAATGGGTGTACGGCGTCGCCGATCGCGAGGAGTACGCGACGCTCGTCGACGCGGACCTCGAGATCACCGAGCCGACCATCGCCGCGGAGGTGCAGTATGGCCAGTAG
- a CDS encoding CoA-transferase subunit beta — MASSEYTDRELMVTTAAREIEDGDTAFVGMRLPLIAFQVAVSTHAPNALAVYESGVVRDSPADGFIHTMCDLPNLDRAVSTTGMVDIMSRLQRGDIDVGFLGGAEIDRYGNLNTTRVTAGDREIRLPGSGGACDIACMADRTVLLMPHEPRRFAESVEYVTSPGYPADDDGRDDRPAPGGGPSALVTSKATFGFDDSGELYLRSVHPGSEIEDVLAAFPWDVQTADDVGDGAVETTPEPTAEELDLVRTFDPDGFWT; from the coding sequence ATGGCCAGTAGCGAATACACGGATCGCGAGTTGATGGTCACCACCGCTGCGCGCGAAATCGAGGACGGCGACACCGCGTTCGTCGGCATGCGACTGCCGCTGATCGCGTTTCAGGTCGCGGTCAGCACGCACGCGCCGAACGCGCTGGCGGTCTACGAGAGCGGAGTCGTCCGGGATTCGCCCGCGGACGGCTTCATTCACACGATGTGCGATCTTCCGAACCTGGACCGCGCCGTCTCGACGACGGGCATGGTCGACATCATGTCCCGCCTCCAGCGCGGCGATATCGACGTCGGGTTCCTCGGCGGCGCCGAAATCGACCGCTACGGGAACCTGAACACGACTCGAGTGACCGCCGGCGATCGAGAGATCCGCCTCCCCGGCAGCGGCGGCGCCTGCGATATCGCGTGTATGGCCGATCGGACCGTCCTGCTTATGCCCCACGAACCGCGCCGGTTCGCCGAGTCGGTCGAGTACGTGACAAGTCCCGGCTATCCGGCCGACGATGACGGTCGCGACGACCGTCCCGCACCCGGCGGCGGTCCGAGCGCGCTCGTCACGTCGAAGGCGACGTTCGGATTCGACGACAGTGGTGAACTCTACCTCCGCAGCGTCCATCCCGGATCCGAGATCGAAGACGTACTTGCGGCCTTCCCGTGGGACGTACAGACGGCCGACGATGTCGGCGACGGAGCCGTCGAAACAACGCCCGAACCGACGGCCGAGGAACTGGACCTCGTTCGGACGTTCGATCCGGACGGGTTCTGGACCTGA
- a CDS encoding acyl-CoA synthetase: protein MQESITEEYLPDEENAPEHVYSLPELHYPKRINVVDELVDRHIREGRGENVAIYFEDRTITYEELREKVNRMGNALRDLGIGAGDRVVVRFPNRPEAIVSCLAVQKIGGVALPSMKLLRAKELEYIINNAEASAVVVYDDLLDEVENALPELETVGDIVVAERTGVDHSYHSYDDLLDDADDELEAYETERDDIALLLYTSGTTGRPKGAIHTHRNVLATADSYARYCLEPTEDDVFGGNPPLPFAYGYGDLVTFPLRFGASTSLVADADPGDLLEAIEDHGISILCSIPTGFNQILSQHPDGPEEYDVSSLRLGLSAGEPLTPTTYENFEREYGINLLDGIGTTEMLHIFISHRHTEKIDPSVTGYPVPGYECKIVDPDTGEDLERGEAGLLAVRGPTGIAYWDRPEKQLEVNQDGWSIPGDIFVQYEDGRLEYKSRSDDLIISSGYNIPGPEVEAVIEEHESVAEVAVVGSPHEERGEIVKAFVVLYDDVEPGEELITEIQNHVKDVLAPYKYPREVEFREGLPRTETGKIRRTELREAEHQ, encoded by the coding sequence ATGCAGGAGAGTATCACAGAGGAGTATCTGCCGGACGAAGAGAACGCTCCGGAGCACGTTTACTCGCTCCCGGAACTCCACTACCCGAAACGGATCAACGTCGTCGACGAACTGGTCGACCGACACATCCGCGAGGGACGGGGCGAGAACGTCGCGATCTACTTCGAGGATCGGACGATCACGTACGAGGAACTTCGGGAGAAGGTCAACCGCATGGGGAACGCCCTCCGTGACCTCGGGATCGGCGCCGGCGACCGGGTCGTGGTACGGTTCCCGAATCGGCCGGAAGCGATCGTCTCCTGTCTGGCGGTTCAGAAGATCGGCGGGGTCGCGCTCCCGTCGATGAAACTCCTCCGGGCGAAGGAACTCGAGTACATCATCAACAACGCCGAGGCGTCGGCCGTCGTCGTCTACGACGATCTCCTCGACGAAGTCGAGAACGCGCTGCCCGAACTCGAGACGGTCGGGGACATCGTGGTCGCCGAGCGCACCGGCGTCGACCACAGCTACCACAGCTACGACGACCTGCTCGACGACGCCGACGACGAACTCGAAGCTTACGAGACCGAGCGCGACGATATCGCGTTACTGCTCTACACGAGCGGGACGACCGGGCGACCTAAGGGTGCGATCCACACCCATCGGAACGTGCTGGCCACCGCGGACTCGTACGCGCGGTACTGCCTCGAACCGACTGAAGACGACGTCTTCGGCGGAAATCCGCCGCTTCCCTTCGCGTACGGCTACGGCGATCTCGTCACGTTCCCGCTCCGGTTTGGTGCGAGTACGAGCCTCGTCGCGGACGCCGACCCCGGCGACCTGCTGGAAGCGATCGAGGATCACGGGATCTCGATCCTCTGTTCGATCCCAACCGGATTCAATCAAATCCTCTCCCAGCACCCCGACGGTCCCGAGGAGTACGACGTCTCGTCGTTGCGACTCGGTCTCAGCGCCGGCGAGCCGCTGACGCCGACGACCTACGAGAACTTCGAGAGGGAGTACGGGATCAACCTCCTCGACGGGATTGGAACGACGGAGATGCTTCACATCTTCATCAGTCACCGCCATACCGAGAAGATCGATCCAAGCGTGACCGGCTATCCGGTCCCCGGATACGAGTGTAAGATCGTTGATCCCGACACCGGTGAGGACCTCGAACGCGGCGAAGCGGGTCTGCTCGCGGTCCGCGGACCGACCGGGATCGCGTATTGGGACCGCCCCGAAAAGCAACTTGAGGTCAATCAGGACGGCTGGTCGATCCCAGGCGATATCTTCGTCCAGTATGAGGACGGTCGACTGGAGTACAAGTCCCGCAGCGACGATCTCATTATCTCGAGTGGGTATAACATCCCCGGCCCAGAGGTCGAGGCGGTCATCGAAGAACACGAGTCGGTCGCTGAAGTCGCCGTCGTCGGCAGTCCCCACGAGGAGCGCGGTGAGATCGTGAAAGCGTTCGTTGTCCTCTACGACGACGTCGAGCCCGGAGAAGAACTCATCACGGAGATTCAAAACCACGTCAAGGACGTGCTCGCGCCGTACAAGTACCCACGCGAGGTCGAGTTCCGGGAAGGGCTCCCGCGAACGGAAACCGGGAAGATCCGACGAACCGAACTGCGAGAAGCGGAACACCAGTAG
- a CDS encoding 2Fe-2S iron-sulfur cluster-binding protein, giving the protein MVESYTVEFVDEGQTIEVPADKPILEAAEEAGLAPPYQCRMGVCGVCSGMLVEDGEVDQTEGMFLSDSEKEEGYVLTCIAKPRSNLRIRTDESP; this is encoded by the coding sequence ATGGTCGAGAGTTACACAGTCGAGTTCGTCGACGAGGGACAGACGATCGAAGTGCCGGCCGACAAGCCGATCCTCGAAGCGGCTGAGGAAGCCGGCCTCGCCCCGCCCTACCAGTGCCGAATGGGCGTCTGTGGGGTCTGCAGCGGCATGCTCGTCGAAGACGGTGAAGTCGACCAGACGGAAGGAATGTTCCTCTCGGATAGCGAGAAAGAGGAAGGATACGTCCTGACCTGTATCGCGAAGCCGCGCTCGAACCTCCGGATCCGGACGGACGAAAGCCCCTAA
- a CDS encoding GNAT family N-acetyltransferase: MTYEIRQATLDDGTELLELWHGFTSHLSEYDDRYEHKESADDRWLQYFENQLVGSKYGTVIVAEEERTGELIGVLEARIMGNHPIFRLQDHGYINGHYVAEEYRGSGVGAALLDEVHDWFEQSEKDIDFYRVDAIHGDESAEAFYESNGFEPVEHVFERSIDREQ, encoded by the coding sequence ATGACGTACGAGATACGCCAGGCAACCTTAGATGACGGTACCGAACTGCTGGAACTGTGGCACGGGTTCACGAGCCACCTCTCGGAGTACGACGACCGGTACGAACACAAGGAGAGCGCCGACGATCGCTGGCTGCAGTACTTCGAGAATCAGCTCGTCGGTTCGAAATACGGGACCGTTATCGTCGCTGAAGAGGAGAGGACGGGCGAACTCATTGGCGTCCTGGAGGCACGCATCATGGGGAATCACCCGATCTTCCGGCTGCAGGACCACGGGTACATCAACGGCCACTACGTCGCGGAGGAATACCGGGGTAGCGGCGTCGGCGCCGCGCTGCTGGACGAAGTTCACGACTGGTTCGAGCAGTCGGAGAAAGACATCGACTTCTATCGCGTCGACGCGATCCACGGCGACGAGTCCGCGGAAGCGTTCTATGAGTCGAACGGCTTCGAACCGGTCGAACACGTCTTCGAACGATCTATCGATCGAGAGCAGTAA
- a CDS encoding Phenylacetic acid catabolic protein yields MPTEKRFKEELQNGRMIESTEEMTDGYKKALKQILTVSGDTELMSAPAYYEQSLNAPSLDARASCISVIQDELGHGHIAYRLLEDLGEDREELIYEREPHEFRNTYGFDQHIDNFAELVTAHGLFDRAGIVLLSDIHENTSYAPWKRALTKVSKEEQFHLRHGETWMRRLANNSDKTKQRLQEAVDWMFPMGVEWFGMPDDKKKHDDQLEYRIKGKSNDELRQDWLSRTLPLTNELELDVPARYDEKRDEYVLDYDMPVAFDADNKEWRFDEPISWSDVMDRWRSRGPANEKYIDMIQSSTVDIGA; encoded by the coding sequence ATGCCCACCGAGAAGCGATTCAAAGAGGAGCTGCAGAACGGGCGGATGATCGAATCGACGGAAGAGATGACCGACGGGTACAAGAAGGCGCTCAAACAGATCCTGACGGTATCGGGCGATACGGAGTTGATGAGCGCGCCAGCGTACTACGAACAGTCGCTGAACGCGCCGTCGCTCGACGCCCGCGCGTCGTGTATCAGCGTCATTCAGGACGAGCTCGGCCACGGCCACATCGCCTACCGACTGCTCGAGGACTTAGGCGAGGACCGCGAGGAACTCATCTACGAGCGCGAACCCCACGAATTTCGCAATACCTACGGGTTCGACCAGCACATCGACAACTTCGCCGAGCTCGTCACGGCCCACGGGCTGTTCGACCGCGCAGGGATCGTTCTCCTCAGCGACATCCACGAGAACACCTCCTACGCGCCGTGGAAGCGCGCGCTGACAAAAGTGAGCAAGGAAGAGCAGTTCCACCTCCGTCACGGCGAGACGTGGATGCGGCGACTTGCGAACAACAGCGACAAGACCAAGCAGCGTCTCCAGGAGGCCGTCGACTGGATGTTCCCGATGGGCGTCGAGTGGTTCGGCATGCCCGACGACAAGAAGAAACACGACGACCAGCTCGAGTACCGGATCAAGGGTAAGTCCAACGACGAGCTCCGCCAGGACTGGCTGTCCCGAACGCTGCCGCTGACGAACGAACTGGAGCTTGACGTGCCGGCCCGCTACGACGAGAAGCGCGACGAGTACGTCCTCGACTACGATATGCCGGTCGCTTTCGACGCCGACAACAAGGAGTGGCGCTTCGACGAGCCAATTTCGTGGTCCGACGTGATGGATCGCTGGCGCTCCCGCGGTCCGGCGAACGAGAAGTACATCGACATGATCCAGTCCAGTACCGTTGACATCGGGGCCTAG
- a CDS encoding metal-sulfur cluster assembly factor — MSSARKPANVSANASLTSEFVERRRADATPFERELWDILDEIPDPHIPVSLVEMAMVYDICEEDSHVTVELTFPCMGCPAYDMIHNDIRSCLAVVDGVDEVEIDVVWDPVWSKDMLTDAVREKMREAGISL, encoded by the coding sequence ATGTCGAGTGCACGAAAACCGGCGAATGTATCGGCGAACGCGTCACTGACCAGTGAGTTCGTCGAACGGCGCCGCGCCGATGCGACGCCGTTCGAGCGGGAGCTGTGGGATATCCTCGACGAGATTCCGGATCCGCACATCCCGGTGAGCCTCGTCGAAATGGCGATGGTTTACGACATCTGCGAAGAGGACAGCCACGTCACCGTCGAGTTGACATTCCCCTGTATGGGCTGCCCGGCCTACGACATGATCCACAACGATATCCGGAGCTGTCTGGCGGTCGTTGACGGCGTCGACGAGGTCGAAATCGACGTCGTCTGGGATCCCGTTTGGTCGAAGGACATGCTCACCGATGCCGTCCGAGAAAAGATGCGCGAAGCAGGAATCAGCCTCTAA
- a CDS encoding phenylacetic acid degradation PaaB family protein, whose translation MKYEVFARINQGDDTKHIGNVTAESDRLAKMYAHNTFNEEDWDFLAVINEADLLEVTGGRPELEVSASE comes from the coding sequence ATGAAATACGAAGTATTCGCACGAATCAATCAAGGTGATGATACCAAACATATCGGTAACGTCACCGCGGAGAGCGATCGACTCGCAAAGATGTACGCACACAACACGTTCAACGAAGAAGACTGGGACTTCCTCGCCGTCATCAACGAGGCGGATCTCCTCGAAGTGACCGGCGGCCGACCCGAACTCGAGGTGAGTGCCAGTGAGTGA
- a CDS encoding Phenylacetic acid catabolic protein, producing MSDDTWPELALDYVQAVYDTKLLLGHRYAQWSLSGPSLEDDIGGASAAQEEIGHVRQLARELEGQGRDADWLSGDREPDEFANAACLDRIDGEWPSYIASIAPADRASWYLIDAIDRDDLFGLITKMGEDEYFHLEYHDARLETLAEDDPETIQRTLETTLPQTLSLIGPTAYDADEDPVFGSGFTDRPVAEIRESFANHYRELFAETDVSLENVDWNAPALEEWDETQRRAGGGAISDEDVRQLRGEENELFFMN from the coding sequence GTGAGTGACGATACCTGGCCCGAACTGGCGCTCGACTACGTACAGGCCGTCTACGACACGAAGCTCCTGCTCGGACACCGGTACGCCCAGTGGAGCCTCTCGGGTCCGTCGCTCGAGGACGACATCGGCGGTGCGAGCGCCGCACAGGAGGAAATCGGCCACGTCCGCCAGCTAGCGCGCGAACTCGAAGGACAGGGTCGAGACGCCGACTGGCTGAGCGGCGACCGCGAGCCCGATGAGTTCGCCAACGCGGCCTGTCTCGACCGCATCGACGGCGAGTGGCCGTCGTACATCGCGTCGATCGCTCCGGCAGACCGCGCGTCGTGGTACCTGATCGACGCGATCGATCGGGACGACCTGTTCGGCCTGATCACCAAGATGGGCGAAGACGAGTACTTCCACCTGGAGTACCACGACGCCCGGCTGGAAACGCTGGCCGAAGACGATCCGGAAACGATCCAGCGAACCCTGGAGACGACGCTCCCGCAGACGCTCTCGCTGATCGGTCCGACCGCGTACGATGCTGACGAGGATCCGGTGTTCGGTTCCGGATTCACGGATCGGCCGGTCGCCGAGATCCGTGAGTCGTTCGCCAACCACTACCGAGAGCTGTTCGCGGAAACGGACGTCTCTCTCGAGAACGTCGACTGGAACGCTCCGGCTCTCGAGGAGTGGGACGAGACGCAACGACGCGCCGGCGGCGGGGCAATCAGCGACGAAGACGTCCGACAGCTCCGCGGCGAAGAGAACGAGCTGTTCTTTATGAACTGA
- a CDS encoding enoyl-CoA hydratase/isomerase family protein — protein MELPAFSELDLEYFTTEINSHVGILRLDRPPANAHDIEVLLDLQRAIEAVRFDENVRAVLFGSSNEKFFSTGFDIQVLQEESGRQVGYASQTSKEIIMKMRTTDTIFIAMVNGHCMGGGLELALGCDFRYIGDDDDYNIGMPEIHLGLIAGEAGTQLLPRYIDRSEALRMMLTGDTLTPEEATERGIFDEIHPPEEVEDAAFEFAQEIAEKPSVAVGNNKLAVNEGLEMPLSDALAHERELQNRLLGSDVAKEGVDAFLNDRKPDFVGVELGDKEPGDEE, from the coding sequence ATGGAGCTCCCAGCGTTCAGTGAGCTAGATCTGGAGTATTTCACGACGGAAATAAACAGCCACGTCGGTATCCTTCGCCTCGACCGGCCGCCGGCGAACGCACACGACATCGAGGTCTTGCTGGACCTCCAGCGCGCCATCGAGGCCGTTCGGTTCGACGAGAACGTCCGCGCCGTCCTCTTCGGCAGTTCCAACGAGAAGTTCTTCTCGACGGGCTTCGACATTCAGGTTCTGCAGGAGGAGTCCGGTCGGCAGGTCGGCTACGCGAGTCAGACGAGCAAGGAGATCATCATGAAGATGCGGACGACCGACACTATCTTCATCGCGATGGTCAACGGTCACTGCATGGGCGGCGGCCTCGAGCTCGCGCTCGGCTGTGACTTCCGATACATCGGCGACGATGACGACTACAACATCGGCATGCCCGAGATTCACCTCGGACTCATCGCCGGCGAGGCGGGGACGCAACTGCTACCTCGATACATCGATCGCTCCGAAGCGCTACGGATGATGCTCACCGGCGATACTCTCACGCCGGAAGAAGCGACGGAGAGGGGGATTTTCGACGAGATCCATCCGCCGGAAGAGGTCGAAGACGCCGCCTTCGAGTTCGCACAGGAGATCGCCGAGAAGCCGAGCGTCGCGGTGGGTAACAACAAGCTCGCCGTCAACGAGGGCCTCGAAATGCCGCTGTCGGACGCGCTGGCCCACGAGCGCGAACTGCAGAACCGCCTCCTCGGTTCCGACGTCGCGAAGGAGGGCGTCGACGCCTTCCTCAACGACCGCAAGCCCGACTTCGTGGGCGTCGAACTCGGCGACAAGGAACCGGGCGATGAGGAGTAA
- a CDS encoding MBL fold metallo-hydrolase, whose translation MSDVVRVSVGGGSPEGTNCAYLLPARGVVIDPGPPSDTAWTALRDGIADAGIAITDVDHVLLTHWHIDHAGLASRLADRADASIHAHADDTLLIGDYAAARERRCRRDRRVLERWGVPESVRDDVSSADTPSPVPDSFAVTPHGDGDTVVDVEFVHTPGHTVGHVSFRTDEGIFLGDLLLPTYTPNVGGSDTRLDDSLGQYLASLNRFESIRTDGYPGHGMEIEIPTAIDEARRHHRNRARAAFRAIATPEPSARTPWDVARELFGELRGIHAKFGAGEAAAHLRRLAELGPVERLDGTPVRYRPAIDSYPTGLLLTP comes from the coding sequence GTGAGTGACGTCGTCAGGGTTTCCGTCGGCGGCGGATCGCCGGAGGGAACGAACTGTGCGTACCTGCTTCCGGCCCGCGGCGTCGTCATCGATCCAGGTCCGCCGTCCGATACTGCGTGGACTGCGCTTCGGGACGGGATCGCGGACGCCGGGATCGCGATAACGGACGTGGATCACGTCCTTCTCACCCACTGGCACATCGACCACGCCGGCCTCGCGTCCCGTCTCGCGGATCGCGCCGACGCCTCGATACACGCTCACGCCGATGATACGCTGCTGATCGGCGACTACGCGGCCGCTCGCGAGCGGCGATGTCGTCGCGATCGACGGGTTCTCGAGCGATGGGGCGTCCCGGAGTCGGTTCGGGACGACGTCTCGAGCGCCGATACGCCGTCTCCGGTACCCGACTCGTTCGCGGTGACGCCCCACGGAGACGGTGATACTGTCGTCGACGTCGAGTTCGTTCACACGCCGGGTCACACCGTCGGTCACGTCTCGTTCCGGACGGACGAGGGGATCTTCCTCGGGGACCTGCTGCTACCAACGTACACGCCGAACGTCGGAGGGAGCGATACGCGACTCGACGATTCGCTCGGTCAGTATCTCGCATCGCTGAATCGCTTCGAATCGATACGGACGGACGGATACCCAGGACACGGTATGGAAATCGAGATTCCGACGGCGATCGACGAAGCGCGACGCCACCACCGGAACCGGGCCAGAGCGGCCTTTCGTGCGATCGCGACACCGGAACCGTCGGCGCGGACGCCGTGGGATGTAGCGCGAGAGCTGTTCGGTGAACTGCGCGGTATCCACGCGAAATTCGGCGCGGGCGAGGCGGCCGCGCACCTGCGGCGACTCGCCGAACTGGGTCCCGTCGAACGTCTTGACGGAACGCCGGTTCGATACCGTCCTGCGATCGACTCGTATCCGACCGGCCTTCTGCTGACGCCGTAA